From a region of the Tursiops truncatus isolate mTurTru1 chromosome 2, mTurTru1.mat.Y, whole genome shotgun sequence genome:
- the RIOX1 gene encoding ribosomal oxygenase 1, whose protein sequence is MDGLRASAGLPRRGRLRRRRQPQPHSGSVLALPLRPRKIRRQLRRSVASRMAALRAQALPSEDSEDSRVESMVDDRRDPLAGGAAALSDVTRREPYGHLGPAELLEASPASRSLQTPRALVEAQTPSARLVEAQTPPARLVEASALPARLVQASGPPPRLVETSAVLCSAQHLAAAPPSVAPATLSGPQGESAGGELPWDSPLQRVLAELNRIPSSRRRAARLFEWLIAPMPPDHFYRRLWEREAVLVRRQDHTYYQGLFSTADLDSMLRDEEVQFGQHLDAARYISGRRETLNPPGRALPAAAWSLYRAGCSLRLLCPQAFSTTVWQFLAVLQEQFGSMAGSNVYLTPPNSQGFAPHYDDIEAFVLQLEGRKLWRVYRPRVPTEELALTSSPNFSQDDLGEPVLQTVLEPGDLLYFPRGFIHQAECQDGVHSLHLTLSTYQRNTWGDFLEAVLPLAVQAAMEENVEFRRGLPRDFMDYMGAQHSESKDPRRTAFMEKVRVLVARLGHFAPVDAVADQRAKDFIHDSLPPVLTERERALSVYGLPIRWEAGEPVNVGAQLTTETEVHMLQDGIARLVGEGGHLFLYYTVENSRVYHLEEPKCLEIYPQQADAMELLLRSYPEFVRVADLPCDSVEDQLSLATMLYDKGLLLTKMPLT, encoded by the coding sequence ATGGACGGGCTCCGGGCTAGCGCTGGGCTGCCGAGGCGCGGGCGGTTGAGGCGCCGGCGCCAGCCACAGCCACATAGCGGGTCggtcctggccctgcccctgaGGCCCAGGAAGATCCGAAGGCAGCTGAGGAGAAGTGTCGCCTCCCGGATGGCCGCGCTGAGGGCCCAGGCGCTGCCGAGCGAGGATTCGGAGGACTCAAGGGTGGAGTCGATGGTCGACGATCGCAGGGACCCGCTGGCTGGAGGGGCGGCGGCCCTCTCGGATGTGACCCGGCGGGAGCCGTACGGCCACCTCGGGCCCGCGGAGCTGTTAGAGGCCTCGCCCGCGTCCCGATCCCTGCAGACTCCCCGCGCCCTGGTGGAGGCGCAGACCCCATCGGCGCGCTTGGTGGAGGCGCAGACCCCGCCGGCGCGCCTGGTGGAGGCATCCGCCCTGCCGGCACGCCTGGTGCAGGCCTCGGGCCCCCCGCCGCGCTTGGTGGAGACCTCGGCCGTGCTGTGCTCTGCCCAGCACTTGGCGGCCGCCCCGCCGTCCGTGGCTCCAGCGACGCTGTCGGGGCCGCAGGGGGAAAGCGCGGGTGGGGAGCTGCCTTGGGACTCCCCGCTGCAGCGCGTCTTGGCTGAGCTGAACCGCATCCCCAGCAGCCGGCGGCGGGCGGCGCGCCTCTTCGAGTGGCTCATCGCGCCCATGCCGCCCGACCATTTCTACCGGCGCCTATGGGAGCGCGAGGCTGTGCTGGTGCGGCGGCAGGACCACACCTACTACCAGGGTCTTTTCTCTACCGCCGATCTGGACTCAATGCTGCGCGACGAGGAGGTGCAGTTTGGGCAGCACCTGGACGCCGCGCGCTACATCAGTGGGCGGCGCGAGACCCTGAACCCACCCGGCCGCGCCCTGCCCGCCGCCGCGTGGTCCCTGTACAGGGCCGGCTGCTCCCTGCGCCTCCTCTGTCCGCAGGCTTTCTCCACCACCGTGTGGCAGTTTTTGGCTGTGCTCCAGGAGCAGTTTGGAAGCATGGCAGGCTCCAACGTTTACCTCACGCCCCCCAACTCGCAGGGCTTTGCCCCCCACTACGACGATATCGAGGCTTTTGTGCTGCAGCTGGAAGGTAGGAAACTCTGGCGGGTCTACCGACCGCGGGTTCCGACCGAGGAACTAGCCCTGACATCCAGCCCCAACTTCAGTCAGGACGACCTAGGAGAGCCGGTGCTGCAGACGGTGCTGGAACCTGGAGATTTGCTCTATTTTCCCAGAGGCTTCATTCACCAAGCCGAATGCCAGGATGGAGTGCACTCTCTGCACCTGACCTTGTCCACATACCAGCGCAATACCTGGGGCGACTTCCTGGAGGCCGTACTGCCTCTGGCAGTGCAGGCTGCAATGGAGGAAAATGTGGAGTTTCGTAGGGGACTGCCCCGAGACTTTATGGATTACATGGGGGCCCAGCATTCGGAGTCTAAGGATCCGCGAAGAACTGCTTTCATGGAGAAAGTGCGGGTCTTGGTTGCCCGCTTGGGACACTTTGCCCCTGTCGATGCTGTGGCTGACCAGAGAGCCAAAGACTTCATCCACGATTCTCTGCCCCCAGTGTTGACTGAGAGGGAGAGGGCACTAAGCGTTTATGGGCTCCCAATTCGGTGGGAGGCTGGGGAACCCGTAAACGTGGGGGCCCAATTGACAACAGAAACAGAAGTGCACATGCTTCAGGATGGTATAGCTCGGCTGGTGGGTGAGGGAGGCCATTTGTTTCTCTATTATACAGTGGAAAACTCCCGAGTTTATCATCTGGAAGAGCCCAAGTGCTTGGAGATATACCCCCAGCAAGCTGATGCCATGGAACTCCTGCTCCGCTCCTACCCAGAGTTTGTGAGGGTAGCGGACTTGCCGTGCGACAGTGTGGAGGACCAGCTTTCCCTGGCGACCATGTTATATGACAAGGGGCTGCTGCTCACCAAGATGCCTCTAACCTGA